One part of the Haliotis asinina isolate JCU_RB_2024 chromosome 2, JCU_Hal_asi_v2, whole genome shotgun sequence genome encodes these proteins:
- the LOC137272580 gene encoding uncharacterized protein isoform X1 — translation MGTKILVYLFLSLSLGAAVSEGEQDFAVNVNSDGTYNVVVQGDVWLKSAPTFFRTDGQVFSSADGSLKLVKNTQSTGEDVIGQWEANNFLYQAGSSQIETSFVQYTPDPSIFTHNNPALPFMLFKQRYINGANNTASKISNFTISGFPGFLIQESTVPLGYLSYGGSQGGSIGLIVGQWGPSSFKINDGIDGGPLTIFDRVKTANTLIISPASRFMSSSIWRQNSSTGGDNVYWGTMGRVEDVPAGVETSFILFCGNQGINKASVSWGQILQRWHGRTDQYVKSDFTINYLGYWTDNGAYYYYVTEKGKNHQDTMLDIKSYIVQIGVPVRYIQFDEWWYYWDNDHGVVTWTAQPKVFPNGMQWLYNKTQYPVVAHSMYWSSNTTYATANGGKYEFVIDGPKALPLEERFWTDLLAEARDWGLFVYEQDYLGTEFEAINKLLTDIDLGRQWLTQMGNGAAKNGLTIQYCMSLPRHMLQSLEIPVVTQARVSHDNRPNTDNWKIGVSSIFALSLGVAPFKDNFWTTSVQPGNGYNLSEPHTTLNAVVATLSTGPVGISDMIGGTNKTLIMKSINADGLILKPSRPATAIDNRIRRMAWSDFEGPDGEVWSTYSDFGGRNKYGIILAADLQGSYTMTPCMAGYQGFPNSMVFPSSNPNKIQPLTDPQPLTMSNCSMTDFCLFYVSPVLKVNGKQVLIQGELDKWVPMSPQRVTDINIADDITISLTGAVHETVSFWFNVDGKSSPVTCTLGAAGLATLSFTAGTCRGA, via the exons ATGGGCACTAAGATCTTGGTGTATCTTTTTCTGTCTCTGTCGCTTGGTGCTG CAGTCTCCGAGGGAGAGCAGGACTTTGCTGTGAACGTCAACAGTGACGGCACATACAACGTCGTGGTTCAGGGAGATGTGTGGCTGAAGAGTGCTCCCACCTTCTTCAGAACTGATGGTCAAGTGTTCTCATCTGCTGATGGATCCCTGAAGCTGGTCAAGAACACTCAGTCCACTGGTGAGGACGTCATCGGGCAGTGGGAGGCCAACAACTTCTTGTACCAGGCAGGGTCTAGTCAGATCGAGACCAGCTTTGTACAGTACACACCAGATCCAAGCATATTCACCCACAACAATCCAGCTTTACCGTTCATGTTGTTTAAACAG CGTTACATCAATGGAGCAAACAACACCGCTTCCAAAATCAGCAACTTCACCATTTCTGGATTTCCTGGATTTCTAATTCAAGAGTCAACCGTTCCGTTGGGATACCTTAGTTATGGAGGATCTCAAGGTGGTAGCATCGGTCTCATTGTTGGGCA ATGGGGACCATCATCATTTAAAATCAACGACGGGATCGACGGTGGACCCTTGACGATATTTGACCGAGTGAAGACAGCAAACACACTGATTATCTCCCCTGCGAGTCGGTTTATGTCGTCATCAATATGGCGTCAGAACTCCAGCACAGGAGGAGACAATGTCTACTGGGGGACGATGGGTCGAGTTGAAGATGTCCCTGCTGGcgttgaaaccagttttattCTTTTCTGTGGAAACCAAGGCATTAACAAG GCCTCCGTAAGCTGGGGTCAGATCTTACAACGATGGCATGGGCGTACAGATCAATATGTCAAGTCCGACTTTACCATCAACTACTTAGGGTACTGGACGGACAATG GTGCATATTACTATTACGTAACGGAGAAAGGCAAGAACCACCAAGATACAATGTTGGATATCAAGAGCTACATCGTTCAGATAGGGGTACCCGTCAG GTACATTCAGTTCGACGAATGGTGGTACTACTGGGACAATGATCATGGTGTTGTAACGTGGACAGCTCAACCAAAGGTTTTTCCTAATGGGATGCA GTGGCTTTATAACAAGACACAGTACCCGGTCGTGGCCCACAGCATGTACTG GTCAAGCAACACAACCTACGCAACTGCAAATGGAGGAAAGTATGAATTCGTGATCGATGGTCCAAAGGCTCTACCACTAGAAGAG AGATTCTGGACTGATTTGCTCGCCGAAGCAAGGGACTGGGGTCTCTTCGTCTACGAACAG GATTATCTCGGTACTGAATTTGAAGCAATCAATAAGCTTCTGACTGACATTGACCTTGGCCGCCAATGGCTGACTCAGATGGGCAATGGGGCTGCCAAGAACGGACTGACCATTCAGTACTGCATGTCTCTGCCGAGACATATGCTGCAGTCTCTGGAAATACCTGTCGTCACGCAG GCTCGGGTAAGCCATGACAACCGACCAAACACTGACAACTGGAAGATAGGCGTGTCATCGATATTTGCTTTGTCTCTGGGCGTTGCTCCCTTTAAGGATAACTTTTGGACAACCAGTGTTCAACCCGGAAATGGCTACA ATTTATCGGAACCCCACACAACGTTGAATGCTGTGGTTGCAACCTTAAGTACAGGCCCAGTAGGAATTAGTGACATGATTGGAGGCACGAACAAGACACTCATCATGAA ATCTATAAATGCTGATGGCCTGATATTGAAACCATCGCGACCGGCGACAGCAATTGACAACAGGATACGGAGG ATGGCCTGGTCAGACTTTGAGGGTCCTGATGGAGAGGTATGGTCCACTTATTCTGATTTTGGTGGAAGGAACAAATACGGTATCATCCTCGCTGCTGATCTCCAGGGAAGCTACACCATGACACCTTGTATGGCTGGATATCAAGGG TTTCCAAACTCCATGGTTTTCCCATCCAGCAACCCCAACAAGATCCAGCCCTTGACAGACCCTCAGCCTTTGACAATGAGTAACTGTTCCATGACTGACTTCTGTCTCTTCTATGTATCACCTGTACTGAAAGTCAATGG CAAACAAGTTCTCATCCAGGGGGAGTTGGACAAGTGGGTGCCGATGTCACCCCAGAGAGTGACAGATATCAACATTGCCGATGACATCACCATCAGCCTGACTGGTGCTGTCCACGAAACTGTTTCCTTTTGGTTCAACGTGGATGGTAAATCCTCACCTGTGACCTGTACCCTCGGAGCAGCGGGACTAGCCACTCTCAGCTTCACAGCAGGCACATGTCGTGGTgcataa
- the LOC137272580 gene encoding uncharacterized protein isoform X2: MGTKILVYLFLSLSLGAVSEGEQDFAVNVNSDGTYNVVVQGDVWLKSAPTFFRTDGQVFSSADGSLKLVKNTQSTGEDVIGQWEANNFLYQAGSSQIETSFVQYTPDPSIFTHNNPALPFMLFKQRYINGANNTASKISNFTISGFPGFLIQESTVPLGYLSYGGSQGGSIGLIVGQWGPSSFKINDGIDGGPLTIFDRVKTANTLIISPASRFMSSSIWRQNSSTGGDNVYWGTMGRVEDVPAGVETSFILFCGNQGINKASVSWGQILQRWHGRTDQYVKSDFTINYLGYWTDNGAYYYYVTEKGKNHQDTMLDIKSYIVQIGVPVRYIQFDEWWYYWDNDHGVVTWTAQPKVFPNGMQWLYNKTQYPVVAHSMYWSSNTTYATANGGKYEFVIDGPKALPLEERFWTDLLAEARDWGLFVYEQDYLGTEFEAINKLLTDIDLGRQWLTQMGNGAAKNGLTIQYCMSLPRHMLQSLEIPVVTQARVSHDNRPNTDNWKIGVSSIFALSLGVAPFKDNFWTTSVQPGNGYNLSEPHTTLNAVVATLSTGPVGISDMIGGTNKTLIMKSINADGLILKPSRPATAIDNRIRRMAWSDFEGPDGEVWSTYSDFGGRNKYGIILAADLQGSYTMTPCMAGYQGFPNSMVFPSSNPNKIQPLTDPQPLTMSNCSMTDFCLFYVSPVLKVNGKQVLIQGELDKWVPMSPQRVTDINIADDITISLTGAVHETVSFWFNVDGKSSPVTCTLGAAGLATLSFTAGTCRGA; this comes from the exons ATGGGCACTAAGATCTTGGTGTATCTTTTTCTGTCTCTGTCGCTTGGTGCTG TCTCCGAGGGAGAGCAGGACTTTGCTGTGAACGTCAACAGTGACGGCACATACAACGTCGTGGTTCAGGGAGATGTGTGGCTGAAGAGTGCTCCCACCTTCTTCAGAACTGATGGTCAAGTGTTCTCATCTGCTGATGGATCCCTGAAGCTGGTCAAGAACACTCAGTCCACTGGTGAGGACGTCATCGGGCAGTGGGAGGCCAACAACTTCTTGTACCAGGCAGGGTCTAGTCAGATCGAGACCAGCTTTGTACAGTACACACCAGATCCAAGCATATTCACCCACAACAATCCAGCTTTACCGTTCATGTTGTTTAAACAG CGTTACATCAATGGAGCAAACAACACCGCTTCCAAAATCAGCAACTTCACCATTTCTGGATTTCCTGGATTTCTAATTCAAGAGTCAACCGTTCCGTTGGGATACCTTAGTTATGGAGGATCTCAAGGTGGTAGCATCGGTCTCATTGTTGGGCA ATGGGGACCATCATCATTTAAAATCAACGACGGGATCGACGGTGGACCCTTGACGATATTTGACCGAGTGAAGACAGCAAACACACTGATTATCTCCCCTGCGAGTCGGTTTATGTCGTCATCAATATGGCGTCAGAACTCCAGCACAGGAGGAGACAATGTCTACTGGGGGACGATGGGTCGAGTTGAAGATGTCCCTGCTGGcgttgaaaccagttttattCTTTTCTGTGGAAACCAAGGCATTAACAAG GCCTCCGTAAGCTGGGGTCAGATCTTACAACGATGGCATGGGCGTACAGATCAATATGTCAAGTCCGACTTTACCATCAACTACTTAGGGTACTGGACGGACAATG GTGCATATTACTATTACGTAACGGAGAAAGGCAAGAACCACCAAGATACAATGTTGGATATCAAGAGCTACATCGTTCAGATAGGGGTACCCGTCAG GTACATTCAGTTCGACGAATGGTGGTACTACTGGGACAATGATCATGGTGTTGTAACGTGGACAGCTCAACCAAAGGTTTTTCCTAATGGGATGCA GTGGCTTTATAACAAGACACAGTACCCGGTCGTGGCCCACAGCATGTACTG GTCAAGCAACACAACCTACGCAACTGCAAATGGAGGAAAGTATGAATTCGTGATCGATGGTCCAAAGGCTCTACCACTAGAAGAG AGATTCTGGACTGATTTGCTCGCCGAAGCAAGGGACTGGGGTCTCTTCGTCTACGAACAG GATTATCTCGGTACTGAATTTGAAGCAATCAATAAGCTTCTGACTGACATTGACCTTGGCCGCCAATGGCTGACTCAGATGGGCAATGGGGCTGCCAAGAACGGACTGACCATTCAGTACTGCATGTCTCTGCCGAGACATATGCTGCAGTCTCTGGAAATACCTGTCGTCACGCAG GCTCGGGTAAGCCATGACAACCGACCAAACACTGACAACTGGAAGATAGGCGTGTCATCGATATTTGCTTTGTCTCTGGGCGTTGCTCCCTTTAAGGATAACTTTTGGACAACCAGTGTTCAACCCGGAAATGGCTACA ATTTATCGGAACCCCACACAACGTTGAATGCTGTGGTTGCAACCTTAAGTACAGGCCCAGTAGGAATTAGTGACATGATTGGAGGCACGAACAAGACACTCATCATGAA ATCTATAAATGCTGATGGCCTGATATTGAAACCATCGCGACCGGCGACAGCAATTGACAACAGGATACGGAGG ATGGCCTGGTCAGACTTTGAGGGTCCTGATGGAGAGGTATGGTCCACTTATTCTGATTTTGGTGGAAGGAACAAATACGGTATCATCCTCGCTGCTGATCTCCAGGGAAGCTACACCATGACACCTTGTATGGCTGGATATCAAGGG TTTCCAAACTCCATGGTTTTCCCATCCAGCAACCCCAACAAGATCCAGCCCTTGACAGACCCTCAGCCTTTGACAATGAGTAACTGTTCCATGACTGACTTCTGTCTCTTCTATGTATCACCTGTACTGAAAGTCAATGG CAAACAAGTTCTCATCCAGGGGGAGTTGGACAAGTGGGTGCCGATGTCACCCCAGAGAGTGACAGATATCAACATTGCCGATGACATCACCATCAGCCTGACTGGTGCTGTCCACGAAACTGTTTCCTTTTGGTTCAACGTGGATGGTAAATCCTCACCTGTGACCTGTACCCTCGGAGCAGCGGGACTAGCCACTCTCAGCTTCACAGCAGGCACATGTCGTGGTgcataa